The Chiroxiphia lanceolata isolate bChiLan1 chromosome 12, bChiLan1.pri, whole genome shotgun sequence genome window below encodes:
- the ASB7 gene encoding ankyrin repeat and SOCS box protein 7 isoform X2 encodes MLHHHCRRNPELQEELQIQAAVAAGDVHTVRKMLEQGYSPNGRDANGWTLLHFSAARGKERCVRVFLEHGADPTVKDLIGGFTALHYAAMHGRARIARLMLESEYRSDIINAKSNDGWTPLHVAAHYGRDSFVRLLLEFKAEVDPLSDKGTTPLQLAIIRERSSCVKILLDHNANIDIQNGFLLRYAVIKSNHSYCRMFLQRGADTNLGRLEDGQTPLHLSALRDDVLCAQMLYNYGADTNTRNYEGQTPLAVSISISGSSRPCLDFLQEVTNATKNE; translated from the exons ATGTTACACCACCACTGCCGGAGGAACCCTGAGCTACAGGAAGAGTTGCAGATCCAGGCTGCGGTGGCCGCCGGCGATGTCCACACCGTGCGCaagatgctggagcagggataCTCTCCCAACGGTCGGGATGCCAACGGCTGGACTTTGCTTCATTTCTCTGCAGcgagagggaaggagagatgtGTCCGTGTTTTCCTTGAACATGGAG CCGACCCCACGGTGAAGGACTTGATCGGCGGCTTCACGGCCCTGCACTACGCGGCCATGCACGGCCGGGCGAGGATCGCGCGCCTCATGCTGGAATCCGAGTACAGGAGCGACATCATCAACGCCAAGAGCAACGACGGCTGGACTCCCCTGCACGTCGCGGCCCACTACGGCAGGGACTCCTTTGTCAGGCTCCTCCTGGAGTTCAAGGCTGAGGTTGATCCGCTCAGCGATAAAGGTACTACCCCACTCCAGCTGGCCATTATCCGGGAGAGGTCAAGCTGTGTGAAAATCCTCCTGGATCACAATGCCAACATCGACATTCAGAACGGTTTCCTGTTGCGATACGCTGTGATCAAAAGCAATCACTCCTACTGCCGAATGTTCCTCCAGAGAGGGGCCGACACAAACTTGGGTCGCTTGGAAGATGGACAGACACCCTTACACTTGTCTGCTCTTAGAGATGATGTGCTTTGTGCACAAATGTTGTATAATTACGGAGCAGACACTAACACAAGGAACTATGAAGGACAGACCCCACTGGCTGTTTCAATAAGTATTTCTGGAAGTAGCCGACCCTGTCTGGATTTCTTACAAGAAGTGACAA